In Aquila chrysaetos chrysaetos chromosome 2, bAquChr1.4, whole genome shotgun sequence, the following are encoded in one genomic region:
- the ELF5 gene encoding ETS-related transcription factor Elf-5 isoform X2: protein MLESVTQSMCLSNTMVCDPLMSWTELSGTTKDDYATCDHQKDSYSFWTSIHPEYWSKHNVCEWLQFCCDQYKLDANCISFSRFNINGLQLCNMTQEEFLEAAGIYGEYLYFILQNIRMHGISFFTDAEETKLSNKDYLQNSHLWEFVRDLLLSPEKNGGILEWEDRGQGIFRVVKSEALAKMWGQKKKNDRMTYEKLSRALRYYYKTGILERVDRRLVYKFGKNAHGWQENKI, encoded by the exons ATGCTGGAGTCGGTAACTCAGAGCATGTGTCTGTCAAACACAATGGTTTGTGATCCCCTGATGTCTTGGACAGAGTTATCTGGTACAACCAAAGATGACTATGCCACCTGTGATCATCAGAAAG ATTCTTATTCTTTCTGGACATCCATCCATCCAGAATACTGGAGTAAGCACAACGTCTGTGAATGGTTGCAGTTTTGCTGTGACCAGTACAAGCTAGATGCcaactgcatttccttttcccgCTTTAATATCAACGGCTTACAGTTGTGCAACATGACCCAGGAAGAGTTCCTAGAGGCTGCAGGCATTTATGGAGAATACTTGTATTTCATCTTACAGAATATCAGGATGCACG gcatttccttttttactgatgcagaagaaacaaagctaTCCAACAAGGACT ACCTGCAGAATTCTCATTTGTGGGAATTTGTAAGAGATCTGCtcctttctcctgaaaaaaatggtgGCATCCTGGAATGGGAAGACAGGGGACAAGGCATTTTTCGGGTTGTTAAATCAGAAGCTCTGGCAAAGATGTGgggacaaaagaagaaaaatgacagaatgACATATGAAAAACTGAGCAGAGCTCTCCG tTACTATTATAAAACTGGCATTTTGGAACGAGTGGACAGAAGGCTGGTGTACAAGTTTGGAAAGAATGCCCATGGATGGCAGGAGAACAAGATATGA
- the ELF5 gene encoding ETS-related transcription factor Elf-5 isoform X1, with amino-acid sequence MLESVTQSMCLSNTMVCDPLMSWTELSGTTKDDYATCDHQKDSYSFWTSIHPEYWSKHNVCEWLQFCCDQYKLDANCISFSRFNINGLQLCNMTQEEFLEAAGIYGEYLYFILQNIRMHGISFFTDAEETKLSNKDCDLLTKLPPDSGVPSSLLTLLCSSVPACDKACVRAGSINGQECHSHGRTNLQNSHLWEFVRDLLLSPEKNGGILEWEDRGQGIFRVVKSEALAKMWGQKKKNDRMTYEKLSRALRYYYKTGILERVDRRLVYKFGKNAHGWQENKI; translated from the exons ATGCTGGAGTCGGTAACTCAGAGCATGTGTCTGTCAAACACAATGGTTTGTGATCCCCTGATGTCTTGGACAGAGTTATCTGGTACAACCAAAGATGACTATGCCACCTGTGATCATCAGAAAG ATTCTTATTCTTTCTGGACATCCATCCATCCAGAATACTGGAGTAAGCACAACGTCTGTGAATGGTTGCAGTTTTGCTGTGACCAGTACAAGCTAGATGCcaactgcatttccttttcccgCTTTAATATCAACGGCTTACAGTTGTGCAACATGACCCAGGAAGAGTTCCTAGAGGCTGCAGGCATTTATGGAGAATACTTGTATTTCATCTTACAGAATATCAGGATGCACG gcatttccttttttactgatgcagaagaaacaaagctaTCCAACAAGGACT GTGACCTTTTGACCAAGTTGCCACCAGACTCAGGAGTTCCTTCTTCACTTCTCACGTTACTCTGCAGTTCAGTCCCAGCCTGTGATAAGGCATGCGTGAGGGCAGGTAGCATCAATGGCCAAGAATGTCACAGTCATGGTAGAACAA ACCTGCAGAATTCTCATTTGTGGGAATTTGTAAGAGATCTGCtcctttctcctgaaaaaaatggtgGCATCCTGGAATGGGAAGACAGGGGACAAGGCATTTTTCGGGTTGTTAAATCAGAAGCTCTGGCAAAGATGTGgggacaaaagaagaaaaatgacagaatgACATATGAAAAACTGAGCAGAGCTCTCCG tTACTATTATAAAACTGGCATTTTGGAACGAGTGGACAGAAGGCTGGTGTACAAGTTTGGAAAGAATGCCCATGGATGGCAGGAGAACAAGATATGA